From Streptomyces durmitorensis, a single genomic window includes:
- a CDS encoding SCO4848 family membrane protein has product MKLSRPVSWFLLAFGVWSWFIWITFVKNLWKDGSGLAFDDAGDPTAYFWVHLTLAVASFVLGTVVGTIGLRGVRALRRTS; this is encoded by the coding sequence ATGAAGCTCAGCCGCCCGGTCTCCTGGTTCCTGCTCGCCTTCGGTGTGTGGAGCTGGTTCATCTGGATCACTTTCGTCAAGAACCTGTGGAAGGACGGCAGTGGGCTCGCCTTCGATGACGCAGGCGACCCGACCGCGTACTTCTGGGTCCACCTGACGCTCGCCGTCGCCTCCTTTGTCTTGGGGACGGTCGTGGGGACCATCGGGTTGCGCGGAGTCCGTGCTCTGCGCCGTACGTCATAG
- a CDS encoding D-alanyl-D-alanine carboxypeptidase family protein, producing the protein MSTTAPAWADGKPGGENKPKPPSKMSTVGGAKLGEPGTQVSLKAGAPVLPKDLSARSWMVSDAETGEVLASHNSHWRLPPASTLKMLFADTVLPKFPKTQKHKVELSDLAGIGAGSSMVGVKENETYTVHDLWLGVFLRSGNDAVHVLSAMNGGVPETVKNMQSHAEELQALDTHVVSPDGYDEKGQVSSAYDLTLFARSGLQKKDFREYCSTATAKFPGETKKVKKGKDKGKKKRESFEIQNTNRLLTGDVGLDAYKGIAGVKNGSTTNAGNTFTGVAERNGKVLLVTVMNPDSGEQHAVYKETERLLDWGFKASGKVDPVGELVAPKGAGTGSGKGAPGAGKGGESDSAKNVAHASDKDSGSGVGVALGVAGGVLALIAAGWFVISRRMPLPDLVRRKSRR; encoded by the coding sequence ATGTCGACCACGGCTCCCGCATGGGCCGACGGCAAGCCGGGGGGCGAGAACAAGCCCAAGCCGCCGTCGAAGATGTCGACCGTCGGCGGCGCCAAGCTCGGCGAGCCGGGCACCCAGGTGAGCCTGAAGGCGGGCGCGCCCGTGCTGCCCAAGGATCTTTCGGCGCGCTCCTGGATGGTCTCCGACGCCGAGACGGGCGAGGTGCTCGCCTCGCACAACTCGCACTGGCGGCTGCCCCCGGCGAGCACCCTGAAGATGCTCTTCGCGGACACGGTCCTGCCGAAGTTCCCCAAGACGCAGAAGCACAAGGTCGAGCTCTCCGACCTGGCAGGCATCGGCGCGGGCAGCAGCATGGTCGGCGTCAAGGAGAACGAGACGTACACGGTCCACGACCTGTGGCTCGGCGTCTTCCTGCGGTCGGGCAACGACGCGGTGCACGTCCTGTCGGCGATGAACGGCGGCGTCCCCGAGACCGTCAAGAACATGCAGTCGCACGCCGAGGAGCTCCAGGCGCTCGACACGCACGTGGTCAGCCCGGACGGCTACGACGAGAAGGGGCAGGTCTCCTCCGCGTACGACCTCACGCTCTTCGCCCGGTCCGGACTGCAGAAGAAGGACTTCCGCGAGTACTGCTCGACGGCCACCGCCAAGTTCCCCGGCGAGACCAAGAAGGTCAAGAAGGGCAAGGACAAGGGCAAGAAGAAGCGCGAGTCCTTCGAGATCCAGAACACCAACCGGCTCCTTACGGGGGACGTCGGTCTCGACGCCTACAAGGGCATCGCGGGCGTCAAGAACGGCAGCACCACGAACGCGGGCAACACCTTCACCGGTGTCGCCGAGCGCAACGGCAAGGTGCTGCTCGTCACTGTCATGAACCCCGACTCCGGAGAGCAGCACGCGGTCTACAAGGAGACCGAGCGGCTTCTCGACTGGGGCTTCAAGGCCTCGGGCAAGGTCGATCCTGTGGGCGAACTCGTCGCTCCGAAGGGTGCCGGTACGGGCAGCGGAAAGGGCGCTCCCGGCGCCGGCAAGGGCGGCGAGTCCGACTCGGCCAAGAACGTGGCGCACGCCTCCGACAAGGACTCGGGCAGCGGCGTCGGTGTCGCGCTCGGGGTCGCGGGCGGCGTCCTGGCGCTCATCGCCGCCGGGTGGTTCGTGATCAGCCGCCGGATGCCGCTGCCGGACCTGGTGCGGCGGAAGAGCCGCCGCTGA
- a CDS encoding YihY/virulence factor BrkB family protein, producing MDWLKKLPGIGPLVERLMRTHAWSAYERLDSVSWSRLAAAMTFISFLALFPLITVAAAVAAATLSKSQQDKLEDTISKQVPGISDQLNLDALVANAGTVGLIAGALLLFTGIGWVGSIRECLRVVWELEDTDENPVMRKIKDAGVLLGLGGAGLASVVASTLASTAVGWSADLLGVSRDGWGGVLLQGIAFAIAVLADFLLLLYVLTLLPGVQPPRRHLITAGLIGAAGFELLKLLLGGYMKGVAAKSMYGAFGVPVALLLWINFTAKLLLFCAAWTATRKRTRTEQEQEEQQEEQQEERQKQQRAEPGDVSGGSSAAPGPAAASGG from the coding sequence ATGGACTGGCTGAAAAAGCTCCCCGGCATCGGGCCCCTGGTGGAGCGTCTGATGCGCACGCACGCGTGGAGCGCGTACGAGCGGCTCGACAGTGTGAGCTGGAGCCGCCTCGCGGCGGCGATGACCTTCATCAGCTTCCTGGCGCTCTTCCCACTGATCACCGTCGCCGCCGCGGTCGCCGCCGCGACGCTCTCCAAGAGTCAGCAGGACAAGCTCGAGGACACCATCTCGAAGCAGGTCCCCGGCATCTCCGACCAACTGAACCTGGACGCCCTGGTCGCCAACGCGGGCACCGTCGGCCTCATCGCCGGCGCCCTGCTGCTCTTCACCGGCATCGGCTGGGTCGGCTCGATAAGAGAGTGCCTGCGGGTCGTCTGGGAGCTGGAGGACACCGACGAGAACCCCGTCATGCGCAAGATCAAGGACGCCGGGGTGCTGCTCGGGCTCGGCGGCGCCGGGCTCGCGTCCGTCGTCGCCTCGACCCTCGCGTCGACCGCCGTCGGCTGGAGCGCCGACCTCCTCGGGGTCTCCAGGGACGGCTGGGGCGGCGTGCTGCTTCAGGGCATCGCGTTCGCCATCGCCGTCCTCGCGGACTTCCTGCTGCTGCTCTACGTCCTGACGCTGCTGCCCGGCGTGCAGCCGCCCCGCCGCCACCTGATCACCGCGGGCCTGATCGGCGCGGCCGGGTTCGAGCTCCTCAAGCTGCTGCTCGGCGGCTACATGAAGGGCGTCGCCGCGAAGAGCATGTACGGCGCCTTCGGAGTGCCCGTCGCGCTGCTCCTGTGGATCAACTTCACCGCGAAGCTGCTGCTGTTCTGCGCCGCCTGGACGGCGACGCGGAAGCGGACACGTACGGAACAGGAACAAGAAGAGCAACAAGAAGAGCAACAAGAAGAGCGGCAGAAACAGCAGCGGGCGGAGCCCGGTGACGTCAGCGGCGGCTCTTCCGCCGCACCAGGTCCGGCAGCGGCATCCGGCGGCTGA
- a CDS encoding GtrA family protein, with protein MGPELLGFAAAGICAYAVDLGLFIWLRGPVGLDPLTAKALSFVAGCTVAYAGNALGTYRRSAAAEVSRLRQYGIFFAVNIAGALVQLLCIAVSHYGLGLTSQRADTVSGAGVGMALATVLRFWGTRTLVFRTAGREASWTG; from the coding sequence ATGGGCCCCGAACTGCTCGGCTTCGCCGCCGCCGGGATCTGTGCGTACGCCGTCGACCTCGGCCTCTTCATCTGGCTGCGTGGCCCCGTCGGTCTCGACCCGCTGACCGCCAAGGCGCTGTCCTTCGTGGCCGGTTGCACGGTCGCGTACGCGGGCAACGCGCTCGGCACCTACCGGCGTAGCGCGGCGGCCGAGGTCTCGCGCCTTCGTCAGTACGGGATCTTCTTCGCCGTCAACATCGCGGGAGCCCTGGTGCAGTTGCTCTGCATCGCGGTGTCCCACTACGGCCTCGGCCTCACCTCACAGCGCGCGGACACCGTCTCCGGAGCGGGCGTCGGTATGGCACTCGCCACTGTTCTGCGTTTCTGGGGTACTCGGACCTTGGTCTTCCGTACAGCGGGCAGGGAGGCATCATGGACTGGCTGA
- a CDS encoding decaprenyl-phosphate phosphoribosyltransferase, protein MADRTALLERPHPPGPSGPSALALPLGLLKTARPRQWVKNVLVVAAPAAAGELFSRHSLIQLAVVFALFTAAASAVYLINDARDADADRAHPTKCRRPVAAGQVPVAVAYVVGGLLAVLAPVAAAALCTPLTAALLAAYVVMQLAYCVSLKHVLVVDLAVVTTGFLMRAMIGGVALGIPLSRWFLITTGFGALFMVSAKRYSEAVQMSGSSEKLGATRALLTEYTTGYLRFVWQLAAGVAVLAYCLWAMESGGTANGSLLPWRQLSMAAFVLAVLRYAVFADRGTAGEPEDVVLRDRALAVIGLVWIAMYGLAVADL, encoded by the coding sequence ATGGCTGACCGCACCGCCCTGCTCGAACGCCCCCACCCGCCAGGCCCGTCGGGCCCGAGCGCCCTCGCGCTTCCGCTCGGCCTCCTGAAGACCGCGCGCCCCCGCCAGTGGGTGAAGAACGTCCTGGTCGTCGCGGCCCCCGCCGCGGCGGGCGAGCTCTTCTCGCGGCACTCGCTGATCCAACTCGCCGTGGTGTTCGCCCTGTTCACGGCCGCCGCGTCCGCCGTCTACCTCATCAACGACGCGCGCGACGCCGATGCCGACCGGGCCCACCCCACCAAGTGCCGCAGACCGGTCGCCGCGGGCCAGGTGCCGGTGGCCGTCGCGTACGTGGTCGGCGGGCTGCTCGCCGTGCTCGCGCCCGTGGCCGCCGCCGCGCTCTGCACGCCCCTGACGGCAGCGCTGCTCGCCGCCTACGTAGTGATGCAACTTGCCTACTGCGTGAGCCTCAAGCACGTCCTCGTCGTCGATCTCGCCGTCGTCACCACGGGTTTCCTGATGCGGGCGATGATCGGGGGAGTGGCCCTCGGCATTCCGCTCTCGCGCTGGTTCCTGATCACCACAGGCTTCGGCGCGCTCTTCATGGTCTCCGCCAAGCGCTACTCCGAAGCCGTCCAGATGTCCGGGAGCTCCGAGAAACTGGGCGCCACGCGCGCGTTGCTCACCGAATACACCACCGGCTACCTCCGCTTCGTCTGGCAGCTCGCCGCCGGGGTCGCCGTCCTCGCGTACTGCCTGTGGGCCATGGAGAGCGGCGGCACCGCCAACGGCAGCCTGCTGCCCTGGCGGCAGCTGTCGATGGCCGCCTTCGTCCTCGCGGTCCTGCGGTACGCCGTCTTCGCCGACCGAGGCACCGCGGGCGAGCCCGAGGACGTCGTCCTGCGCGACCGGGCGCTCGCCGTCATCGGCCTGGTGTGGATCGCGATGTACGGCCTGGCGGTGGCCGACTTGTGA
- a CDS encoding phosphatase PAP2 family protein, translating into MHDMDHRLLSALRDCGSDARVAAAARALSWAGEHGALWLAAGLAGAAVDRERRGAWLRGTALTAAAHLASMGVKRVVRRPRPGGDTGVEPLVRTAGRHSFPSSHATSAAAATVAYGALSPVGARIVPPLAAAMCVSRMVVGVHYPSDVAAGAALGALTARVGSAWMNGGRKHG; encoded by the coding sequence ATGCACGACATGGACCACCGGCTGCTGTCGGCCCTGCGCGACTGCGGCTCCGACGCGCGCGTGGCCGCCGCCGCACGGGCCCTGTCCTGGGCCGGCGAGCACGGCGCCCTCTGGCTCGCCGCGGGGCTCGCGGGCGCCGCGGTCGACCGCGAGCGGCGCGGCGCGTGGCTGCGCGGCACGGCGCTGACCGCCGCGGCCCACCTGGCCAGCATGGGCGTCAAACGGGTCGTACGGCGCCCACGACCCGGCGGCGACACGGGCGTGGAGCCCCTCGTCAGGACCGCGGGACGGCACTCCTTCCCCAGTTCGCACGCCACTTCGGCCGCCGCGGCCACCGTCGCGTACGGCGCGCTGAGCCCGGTCGGAGCGCGCATCGTCCCGCCGCTCGCCGCCGCGATGTGCGTCTCCCGGATGGTCGTCGGCGTCCACTACCCGAGTGACGTGGCGGCCGGCGCGGCCCTCGGCGCCCTCACCGCGCGCGTGGGCTCCGCCTGGATGAACGGGGGCCGCAAGCATGGCTGA
- a CDS encoding FAD-binding oxidoreductase, translating into MPADSAPPADAATATTPESVSVSGWGRTAPSTARLIRPRSPEEAVAALQACGERGGIARGLGRAYGDAAQNAGGAVLDMTGMDRVHAIDADAGTVLCDAGVSLHRLMEVLLPLGWFVPVTPGTRYVTVGGAIGADIHGKNHHGSGSFARHVMAVELLTADGEVRAVERGTPLFDATAGGMGLTGVILAATLQLQPVETSLMTVDTERATDLDDLMARLTATDHRYRYSVAWIDLLARGASMGRSVLTRGDHAPLDALPARARRAPLTFRPGQLPPAPRFLPEGLLGPKSVGLFNELWYRKAPRLRVGELQKMSTFFHPLDGVPHWNRVYGRGGFVQYQFVVGYGQEESLRRIVRRISERGCPSFLAVLKRFGEGDPGWLSFPMPGWTLALDIPANLPGLGAFLDELDEEVAASDGRVYLAKDSRLRPEMLAAMYPRLDDFRALRADLDPRGLFRSDLSRRLAL; encoded by the coding sequence ATGCCTGCCGACTCCGCTCCGCCCGCCGACGCCGCGACCGCGACGACGCCCGAGTCCGTGTCCGTGTCGGGCTGGGGGCGCACCGCACCGTCCACCGCCCGTCTGATCCGCCCCCGTTCGCCCGAGGAGGCCGTGGCCGCCCTCCAGGCCTGCGGGGAGCGTGGCGGCATCGCCAGGGGCCTTGGACGGGCCTACGGGGACGCGGCGCAGAACGCGGGCGGCGCGGTCCTCGACATGACCGGCATGGACCGCGTGCACGCCATCGACGCGGACGCGGGCACCGTCCTGTGCGACGCCGGGGTCTCCCTGCATCGCCTGATGGAAGTCCTGCTCCCGCTCGGCTGGTTCGTGCCGGTCACACCGGGGACCCGCTATGTGACCGTCGGCGGCGCGATCGGCGCGGACATCCACGGCAAGAACCACCACGGGTCGGGGTCGTTCGCGCGCCATGTGATGGCGGTGGAACTGCTCACCGCCGACGGCGAGGTGCGCGCGGTCGAGCGCGGCACTCCCCTGTTCGACGCGACGGCCGGCGGCATGGGCCTCACCGGCGTGATCCTCGCCGCGACCCTGCAACTGCAGCCGGTCGAGACGTCGTTGATGACGGTGGACACCGAGCGCGCCACCGACCTGGACGACCTGATGGCCCGCCTCACGGCCACGGACCACCGCTACCGCTACTCGGTCGCCTGGATCGACCTCCTGGCGCGCGGTGCGTCGATGGGGCGCTCGGTGCTCACGCGCGGCGACCACGCTCCCCTGGACGCCCTTCCGGCACGCGCGCGTAGAGCCCCGCTGACGTTCCGCCCCGGCCAGCTGCCGCCCGCCCCGCGCTTCCTGCCCGAGGGACTGCTCGGCCCGAAGTCGGTGGGCCTCTTCAATGAGCTCTGGTACCGCAAGGCACCGCGCCTGCGGGTGGGCGAGCTCCAGAAGATGTCGACGTTCTTCCACCCCCTGGACGGCGTCCCGCACTGGAACCGCGTGTACGGCCGCGGCGGTTTCGTGCAGTACCAATTCGTCGTCGGGTACGGCCAGGAGGAGTCCCTGCGCCGCATCGTGCGGCGCATCTCGGAGCGCGGCTGCCCGTCCTTCCTCGCCGTACTGAAGCGCTTCGGAGAGGGCGATCCGGGCTGGCTCTCCTTCCCGATGCCCGGCTGGACCCTCGCCCTGGACATCCCGGCGAACCTGCCGGGCCTCGGCGCCTTCCTCGACGAGCTCGACGAGGAGGTCGCCGCGTCCGACGGCCGCGTCTACCTGGCCAAGGACTCCCGCCTGCGGCCCGAGATGCTCGCCGCGATGTATCCGCGGCTCGACGATTTCCGCGCGCTGCGGGCGGACCTCGACCCGCGCGGCCTGTTCCGCTCGGACCTCTCGCGCCGCCTCGCCCTCTAG
- a CDS encoding decaprenylphospho-beta-D-erythro-pentofuranosid-2-ulose 2-reductase: MKDAFGTPQSLLVLGGTSEIGLATARRLVARRTRTVWLAGRPSPGLEKAAAGLRDMGADVRTVAFDALDSESHEATLGKIFAEGDIDMVLLAFGILGDQARDEDEPLSAVRVAQTNYTGAVSAGLVCARSLQAQGHGSLVVLSSVAGERARRSNFIYGSSKAGLDAFAQGLGDALHGTGVHVMVVRPGFVRSKMTAGLEEAPMATTPEAVALAIETGLRRRSETVWVPGALRVVMSALRHVPRTVFRRLPV; this comes from the coding sequence ATGAAGGACGCCTTCGGCACCCCCCAGTCCCTGCTCGTACTCGGCGGCACCTCCGAGATCGGCCTCGCCACGGCCCGTCGTCTGGTCGCGCGGCGCACCCGCACGGTGTGGCTCGCCGGGCGGCCGTCCCCGGGCCTGGAGAAGGCCGCCGCGGGCCTGCGCGACATGGGCGCGGACGTCCGCACCGTCGCCTTCGACGCCCTGGACTCCGAGTCCCACGAGGCCACGCTCGGCAAGATCTTCGCCGAGGGCGACATCGACATGGTCCTGCTGGCCTTCGGCATCCTCGGCGACCAGGCACGCGACGAGGACGAGCCGCTGTCGGCGGTGCGGGTCGCGCAGACGAACTACACCGGCGCGGTCTCGGCGGGCCTGGTGTGCGCCCGTTCCCTGCAGGCCCAGGGGCACGGCTCCCTGGTGGTGCTCTCGTCGGTCGCGGGCGAGCGCGCCCGACGCTCGAACTTCATCTACGGGTCCAGCAAGGCGGGCCTCGACGCCTTCGCCCAGGGCCTGGGCGACGCACTGCACGGCACAGGGGTGCACGTGATGGTCGTACGTCCCGGCTTCGTGCGCTCCAAGATGACGGCGGGCCTGGAGGAGGCTCCGATGGCGACCACTCCGGAGGCGGTCGCGCTGGCCATCGAGACGGGCCTTCGGCGCCGCTCGGAGACGGTGTGGGTGCCCGGCGCGCTGCGGGTGGTCATGTCGGCACTGCGTCACGTGCCGCGGACGGTGTTCCGGCGGCTCCCGGTGTGA
- a CDS encoding 2'-5' RNA ligase family protein — MGTVTIGVSIAVPEPHGSLLQERRVGFGDPAAHGIPTHVTLLPPTEVDSTALPAVEAHLGAVAAAGRPFPMRLYGTGTFRPLSPVVFVQVMAGGAACGWLQERVRDASGPMARELQFPYHPHVTVAHGISEEAMDRAYAELSEYEAEWPCTGFALYEQGADGVWRKLREFGFGGGGPVVPPQAAAPAAHGTLPAR; from the coding sequence GTGGGGACCGTAACGATCGGTGTGTCGATCGCGGTCCCGGAGCCTCACGGCAGCCTGCTCCAGGAGCGGCGCGTGGGCTTCGGGGACCCCGCGGCGCACGGCATCCCCACGCACGTCACGCTGCTGCCGCCGACCGAGGTGGACTCCACGGCGCTGCCCGCGGTCGAGGCGCACCTGGGGGCCGTCGCGGCCGCCGGGCGCCCCTTCCCGATGCGGCTCTACGGAACGGGTACGTTCCGTCCGCTGTCGCCCGTGGTCTTCGTCCAGGTGATGGCGGGCGGCGCGGCCTGCGGCTGGCTGCAGGAGCGGGTGCGGGACGCGTCCGGGCCCATGGCGCGCGAGCTCCAGTTCCCGTACCACCCGCACGTCACGGTGGCGCACGGCATCTCCGAAGAGGCCATGGACCGGGCCTACGCGGAGCTTTCGGAGTACGAGGCCGAGTGGCCCTGCACCGGCTTCGCGCTCTATGAGCAGGGCGCCGACGGCGTGTGGCGCAAGCTGCGCGAGTTCGGCTTCGGCGGTGGCGGCCCGGTCGTGCCTCCGCAGGCTGCGGCCCCGGCCGCGCACGGCACGCTGCCCGCCCGCTGA
- the trpS gene encoding tryptophan--tRNA ligase, giving the protein MASDRPRVLSGIQPTAGSFHLGNYLGAVRQWVALQESHDAFYMVVDLHAITIPQDPAELRANTRLAAAQLLAAGLDPERCTLFVQSHVPEHAQLGWVMNCLTGFGEASRMTQFKDKAAKQGADRASVGLFTYPVLQVADILLYQANQVPVGEDQRQHIELTRDLAERFNGRFGETFTVPAAYILKETAKIFDLQDPSIKMSKSASTPKGLINLLDEPKATAKKVKSAVTDTDTVVRYDTAEKPGVSNLLSIYSTLTGTGIPELEQKYSGKGYGALKTDLAEVMVDFVTPFRDRTQAYLDDPETLDSILAKGAEKARAVAAETLAQAYDKVGLLPAKH; this is encoded by the coding sequence ATGGCCTCTGATCGTCCTCGCGTGCTCTCCGGAATCCAGCCCACCGCGGGCTCGTTCCACCTCGGCAACTACCTCGGTGCGGTCCGCCAGTGGGTGGCGCTGCAGGAGTCCCACGACGCCTTCTACATGGTGGTGGACCTGCACGCGATCACGATCCCGCAGGACCCGGCCGAGCTGCGTGCCAACACCCGACTCGCCGCCGCCCAGCTCCTCGCCGCGGGACTCGACCCCGAGCGCTGCACGCTCTTCGTCCAGAGCCACGTCCCCGAGCACGCCCAGCTCGGCTGGGTCATGAACTGCCTCACGGGCTTCGGCGAGGCGTCGCGCATGACGCAGTTCAAGGACAAGGCGGCCAAGCAGGGTGCGGACCGCGCCTCCGTCGGCCTCTTCACGTACCCCGTCCTGCAGGTCGCGGACATCCTGCTCTACCAGGCCAACCAGGTCCCGGTCGGCGAGGACCAGCGCCAGCACATCGAGCTGACCCGCGACCTCGCGGAGCGCTTCAACGGCCGCTTCGGCGAGACGTTCACCGTCCCGGCGGCGTACATCCTCAAGGAGACGGCGAAGATCTTCGATCTTCAGGACCCGTCGATCAAGATGAGCAAGTCGGCGTCCACGCCGAAGGGCCTGATCAACCTCCTCGACGAGCCCAAGGCCACCGCCAAGAAGGTCAAGAGCGCGGTCACCGACACCGACACGGTCGTGCGCTACGACACCGCGGAGAAGCCCGGTGTCAGCAACCTCCTCAGCATCTACTCGACGCTCACCGGCACGGGTATCCCGGAACTGGAGCAGAAGTACTCCGGCAAGGGCTACGGTGCGCTGAAGACTGACCTCGCCGAGGTCATGGTCGACTTCGTGACTCCCTTCCGGGACCGCACCCAGGCCTACCTGGACGACCCGGAGACGCTCGACTCGATCCTGGCCAAGGGCGCGGAGAAGGCGCGCGCCGTCGCCGCGGAGACCCTCGCCCAGGCGTACGACAAGGTGGGCCTGCTGCCCGCCAAGCACTGA